From Topomyia yanbarensis strain Yona2022 chromosome 1, ASM3024719v1, whole genome shotgun sequence, one genomic window encodes:
- the LOC131677532 gene encoding uncharacterized protein LOC131677532 isoform X1 — protein sequence MCNIDMAAPNVSSDWDIDAHRAYYEPTEHWNLRRNFMEKHRHWIPEDELVCLAQIFVNVELLRCRYPPATMERLAELSAGVADEYRASRRNCLRRTFVSASDAAISKVRNSIWQKVVAEDSTESSHQNSESQVVSPPVDVHQPQASVSVRTPTFKPIVPIRSIEDVYNNIVLLNDLDATQAAFNCLGCGQLEIIDGKNSAGQNFVKVQVGDYVLVDRTFGSEKPVKVHSKQIILNELKRHCFKLKRTKPISNLNKEVERHVTKAMDSSGRRVVRMRKAQSSSVNLKNSAKIGEDNVGFKLLRRLGWDGGPLGQNGTGIMDPIVSDSKGASFNREGLGMKTDRKKDVYNIDANFYRETLRNFRNSGVEYDLVFCKQFNIHERRLLSNIAKEEHLETNLVSHSKNNKNLVVLGRKLTPHELLERIIIDKDPVFCSLYRVEHPCADKTEGPKEIKKSHRQASWIKPPPVIPITSSYEKITEPPSDFEPRTRDFGPLPEIKSISDIYHSIVLIGYNFKHTQRFFGQLNCGQLELNITGGLNNMFEAQILLGKHIIATVSANTKQMAELGVKQHFMRQLGAWCYRIRNNNKCNKNSRSLKKCHKVHKQDNRNRPLRVKQYVVRVLGKAKTIDYSHYCDMIKKFHDTGSQYDLVFCPEFTNKELAKFETYSKKIGAKSCRLGKPKNATHHLIIFGRPILAIDILQRVLVQKDPVFSNAYTVQPPNNANTCDGVDSESD from the exons ATGTGTAATATAG ATATGGCGGCACCTAATGTTTCATCCGACTGGGATATCGATGCACACCGTGCCTACTACGAACCTACGGAACACTGGAACCTGCGGCGCAATTTCATGGAAAAACATCGCCATTGGATTCCAGAAGATGAGCTGGTGTGTCTTGCCCAAATTTTTGTCAACGTAGAACTGCTACGTTGTCGGTATCCACCAGCAACGATGGAACGTTTGGCGGAGCTGTCCGCTGGCGTTGCCGATGAGTACAGGGCTTCGCGGAGGAATTGTCTGCGACGAACGTTTGTGTCCGCTTCTGACGCGGCAATATCGAAAGTGCGCAATAGTATCTGGCAGAAAGTCGTTGCAGAGGATAGCACTGAATCCTCGCATCAAAATTCTGAATCTCAAGTAGTATCGCCTCCAGTAGATGTGCATCAACCGCAGGCATCGGTTTCCGTGCGGACGCCAACCTTCAAACCGATTGTGCCAATCAGAAGCATCGAAGATGTTTATAACAATATCGTTCTGCTTAATGATTTGGACGCAACGCAAGCTGCTTTCAACTGTCTAGGATGTGGCCAATTGGAAATAATCGATGGGAAAAATTCTGCCGGTCAGAATTTTGTGAAGGTACAAGTTGGCGATTACGTACTAGTCGATCGTACGTTTGGATCGGAGAAGCCGGTTAAGGTGCACTCCAAGCAGATAATCTTGAATGAATTGAAAAGACATTGTTTCAAACTTAAG CGCACTAAACCGATCTCAAACTTAAATAAGGAAGTAGAACGCCACGTAACTAAAGCCATGGATAGTTCAGGTAGAAGGGTTGTaagaatgagaaaagcacagtCATCGTCAGTTAATTTGAAGAATTCAGCAAAGATCGGCGAAGACAATGTTGGTTTCAAGCTGCTTCGACGGCTTGGTTGGGACGGTGGACCTCTGGGACAAAACGGTACGGGGATCATGGATCCTATCGTCAGTGACAGTAAGGGCGCGAGCTTCAATCGTGAAGGACTGGGAATGAAAACGGATCGCAAGAAGGATGTCTACAATATCGATGCTAATTTTTACCGAGAAACGTTGCGAAATTTCCGAAATAGCGGTGTCGAGTACGATTTGGTGTTTTGCAAACAATTTAATATACATGAACGTCGATTATTATCCAA tatTGCGAAGGAGGAGCACTTGGAGACAAATCTGGTCAGCCACTCAAAAAACAATAAGAATTTAGTCGTGCTCGGAAGGAAGTTAACACCTCATGAACTTCTTGAACGTATCATTATCGATAAGGATCCCGTGTTTTGCAGTCTTTATCGTGTGGAACATCCGTGTGCGGATAAAACGGAAGG CCCAAAAGAAATTAAGAAGTCACACCGCCAAGCGTCATGGATCAAACCTCCTCCGGTTATACCAATTACTTCCTCTTACGAGAAAATTACTGAGCCGCCATCGGATTTCGAACCACGTACTCGTGATTTTGGGCCACTGCCGGAGATTAAATCTATCTCAGATATTTACCATAGTATTGTGTTGATAGGATATAATTTCAAACACACTCAGCGCTTTTTCGGGCAACTGAATTGTGGGCAGCTAGAATTGAACATTACGGGTGGACTGAATAATATGTTTGAAGCGCAAATTCTGCTCGGGAAGCACATTATTGCCACAGTCAGCGCAAATACTAAACAAATGGCCGAGTTGGGTGTTAAGCAACACTTCATGAGACAGTTGGGGGCCTGGTGTTACCGGATTAGG AATAATAACAAATGTAACAAAAATAGCAGATCTCTTAAGAAATGTCACAAGGTTCACAAACAAGACAACAGGAACAGACCGCTCCGTGTGAAACAGTACGTCGTCAGAGTTCTGGGAAAGGCGAAAACGATCGATTATTCACATTATTGCGATATGATAAAAAAGTTTCACGACACAGGAAGCCAGTACGACCTCGTATTTTGTCCCGAGTTTACAAATAAGGAGCTGGCCAAGTTTGAGAC TTATAGCAAGAAGATCGGCGCCAAATCATGCAGATTGGGAAAACCGAAAAATGCAACACATCATCTGATTATTTTCGGGAGACCCATACTAGCCATTGATATACTGCAACGCGTTCTGGTCCAAAAAGATCCTGTTTTTAGTAATGCTTATACTGTGCAACCTCCCAACAATGCGAACACATGTGACGGAGTCGACTCAGAATCTGATTAG
- the LOC131677532 gene encoding uncharacterized protein LOC131677532 isoform X2 — MAAPNVSSDWDIDAHRAYYEPTEHWNLRRNFMEKHRHWIPEDELVCLAQIFVNVELLRCRYPPATMERLAELSAGVADEYRASRRNCLRRTFVSASDAAISKVRNSIWQKVVAEDSTESSHQNSESQVVSPPVDVHQPQASVSVRTPTFKPIVPIRSIEDVYNNIVLLNDLDATQAAFNCLGCGQLEIIDGKNSAGQNFVKVQVGDYVLVDRTFGSEKPVKVHSKQIILNELKRHCFKLKRTKPISNLNKEVERHVTKAMDSSGRRVVRMRKAQSSSVNLKNSAKIGEDNVGFKLLRRLGWDGGPLGQNGTGIMDPIVSDSKGASFNREGLGMKTDRKKDVYNIDANFYRETLRNFRNSGVEYDLVFCKQFNIHERRLLSNIAKEEHLETNLVSHSKNNKNLVVLGRKLTPHELLERIIIDKDPVFCSLYRVEHPCADKTEGPKEIKKSHRQASWIKPPPVIPITSSYEKITEPPSDFEPRTRDFGPLPEIKSISDIYHSIVLIGYNFKHTQRFFGQLNCGQLELNITGGLNNMFEAQILLGKHIIATVSANTKQMAELGVKQHFMRQLGAWCYRIRNNNKCNKNSRSLKKCHKVHKQDNRNRPLRVKQYVVRVLGKAKTIDYSHYCDMIKKFHDTGSQYDLVFCPEFTNKELAKFETYSKKIGAKSCRLGKPKNATHHLIIFGRPILAIDILQRVLVQKDPVFSNAYTVQPPNNANTCDGVDSESD, encoded by the exons ATGGCGGCACCTAATGTTTCATCCGACTGGGATATCGATGCACACCGTGCCTACTACGAACCTACGGAACACTGGAACCTGCGGCGCAATTTCATGGAAAAACATCGCCATTGGATTCCAGAAGATGAGCTGGTGTGTCTTGCCCAAATTTTTGTCAACGTAGAACTGCTACGTTGTCGGTATCCACCAGCAACGATGGAACGTTTGGCGGAGCTGTCCGCTGGCGTTGCCGATGAGTACAGGGCTTCGCGGAGGAATTGTCTGCGACGAACGTTTGTGTCCGCTTCTGACGCGGCAATATCGAAAGTGCGCAATAGTATCTGGCAGAAAGTCGTTGCAGAGGATAGCACTGAATCCTCGCATCAAAATTCTGAATCTCAAGTAGTATCGCCTCCAGTAGATGTGCATCAACCGCAGGCATCGGTTTCCGTGCGGACGCCAACCTTCAAACCGATTGTGCCAATCAGAAGCATCGAAGATGTTTATAACAATATCGTTCTGCTTAATGATTTGGACGCAACGCAAGCTGCTTTCAACTGTCTAGGATGTGGCCAATTGGAAATAATCGATGGGAAAAATTCTGCCGGTCAGAATTTTGTGAAGGTACAAGTTGGCGATTACGTACTAGTCGATCGTACGTTTGGATCGGAGAAGCCGGTTAAGGTGCACTCCAAGCAGATAATCTTGAATGAATTGAAAAGACATTGTTTCAAACTTAAG CGCACTAAACCGATCTCAAACTTAAATAAGGAAGTAGAACGCCACGTAACTAAAGCCATGGATAGTTCAGGTAGAAGGGTTGTaagaatgagaaaagcacagtCATCGTCAGTTAATTTGAAGAATTCAGCAAAGATCGGCGAAGACAATGTTGGTTTCAAGCTGCTTCGACGGCTTGGTTGGGACGGTGGACCTCTGGGACAAAACGGTACGGGGATCATGGATCCTATCGTCAGTGACAGTAAGGGCGCGAGCTTCAATCGTGAAGGACTGGGAATGAAAACGGATCGCAAGAAGGATGTCTACAATATCGATGCTAATTTTTACCGAGAAACGTTGCGAAATTTCCGAAATAGCGGTGTCGAGTACGATTTGGTGTTTTGCAAACAATTTAATATACATGAACGTCGATTATTATCCAA tatTGCGAAGGAGGAGCACTTGGAGACAAATCTGGTCAGCCACTCAAAAAACAATAAGAATTTAGTCGTGCTCGGAAGGAAGTTAACACCTCATGAACTTCTTGAACGTATCATTATCGATAAGGATCCCGTGTTTTGCAGTCTTTATCGTGTGGAACATCCGTGTGCGGATAAAACGGAAGG CCCAAAAGAAATTAAGAAGTCACACCGCCAAGCGTCATGGATCAAACCTCCTCCGGTTATACCAATTACTTCCTCTTACGAGAAAATTACTGAGCCGCCATCGGATTTCGAACCACGTACTCGTGATTTTGGGCCACTGCCGGAGATTAAATCTATCTCAGATATTTACCATAGTATTGTGTTGATAGGATATAATTTCAAACACACTCAGCGCTTTTTCGGGCAACTGAATTGTGGGCAGCTAGAATTGAACATTACGGGTGGACTGAATAATATGTTTGAAGCGCAAATTCTGCTCGGGAAGCACATTATTGCCACAGTCAGCGCAAATACTAAACAAATGGCCGAGTTGGGTGTTAAGCAACACTTCATGAGACAGTTGGGGGCCTGGTGTTACCGGATTAGG AATAATAACAAATGTAACAAAAATAGCAGATCTCTTAAGAAATGTCACAAGGTTCACAAACAAGACAACAGGAACAGACCGCTCCGTGTGAAACAGTACGTCGTCAGAGTTCTGGGAAAGGCGAAAACGATCGATTATTCACATTATTGCGATATGATAAAAAAGTTTCACGACACAGGAAGCCAGTACGACCTCGTATTTTGTCCCGAGTTTACAAATAAGGAGCTGGCCAAGTTTGAGAC TTATAGCAAGAAGATCGGCGCCAAATCATGCAGATTGGGAAAACCGAAAAATGCAACACATCATCTGATTATTTTCGGGAGACCCATACTAGCCATTGATATACTGCAACGCGTTCTGGTCCAAAAAGATCCTGTTTTTAGTAATGCTTATACTGTGCAACCTCCCAACAATGCGAACACATGTGACGGAGTCGACTCAGAATCTGATTAG